One stretch of Akkermansia sp. RCC_12PD DNA includes these proteins:
- a CDS encoding beta-N-acetylhexosaminidase yields MKHLLYILAGVLWCAVFPSGAADKYSIIPEPERTELKTQITKTLKLLSDKAEASLGKDAYRLAVTPGGVHLASGGREGRLYGQATLRQLQDQLAAQPEGIPCGVIKDKPRYPWRGLMVDPARHFIPLADLKKFADLMAYYKFNKLHLHLTDNQGWRLPVPGYPRLKSVASKRAETFGDGIPHEGMYTREELKELVAYCAERGIEVIPEIDVPGHNEALAAAYPEFFCFPKPDMKVRTVAGNSKELVCPQKPEVWKFYAAVFKELKDIFPSKIVHLGGDEAPTELWEKCPLCRQARAKASMRDEQEQMRDFFARMTSLLAKNGQTPQFWYEGNAGIYHPGETVYAWRQDQARQSIDKTKKAGLNLIMASNEYCYLDFPQIQGQYNWGWMQTTTLRKCYELDPAFGKSPQETGHIRGVHAAAWAEHLPDLNHLLYRVYPRAMAIAEAGWSPMNVRSWDNFRRKVADHRAFVLKRFNYDLERTKENEPPFRWENKK; encoded by the coding sequence ATGAAACATCTTCTCTACATACTGGCCGGTGTCCTGTGGTGCGCAGTCTTTCCGTCCGGGGCTGCGGATAAATACAGCATTATTCCGGAACCGGAGCGCACGGAACTGAAGACGCAGATCACCAAAACGCTCAAGCTTCTTTCCGACAAGGCCGAAGCTTCCCTGGGCAAGGACGCCTACCGGCTGGCCGTCACCCCCGGGGGCGTGCATCTGGCTTCCGGCGGACGGGAAGGCAGGCTGTACGGACAGGCCACCCTCCGCCAGCTCCAGGACCAGCTTGCCGCACAGCCGGAGGGCATCCCCTGCGGCGTCATCAAGGACAAGCCCCGCTACCCCTGGCGCGGGCTGATGGTGGACCCGGCGCGCCATTTCATCCCGCTGGCGGATTTGAAAAAATTCGCGGACCTGATGGCCTACTACAAATTCAACAAACTGCATCTGCACCTGACGGACAACCAGGGCTGGCGCCTGCCCGTTCCCGGCTACCCCAGACTGAAAAGCGTGGCCTCCAAGAGGGCGGAAACCTTCGGTGACGGAATTCCCCACGAAGGCATGTACACCCGGGAGGAACTGAAAGAGCTGGTGGCCTACTGCGCGGAACGCGGCATTGAGGTGATTCCGGAAATCGACGTGCCGGGCCACAACGAAGCCCTGGCCGCGGCCTATCCCGAATTCTTCTGCTTCCCCAAACCGGACATGAAAGTCCGCACCGTGGCTGGAAACAGCAAGGAACTGGTCTGCCCGCAAAAGCCGGAAGTATGGAAATTCTACGCGGCCGTCTTCAAGGAATTGAAGGACATCTTTCCGTCAAAAATCGTCCATCTGGGCGGGGACGAAGCACCCACGGAACTTTGGGAAAAATGCCCCCTGTGCCGCCAGGCGCGCGCCAAGGCCTCCATGAGGGACGAGCAGGAACAGATGCGTGACTTCTTCGCCCGGATGACCTCCCTTCTCGCCAAAAACGGACAAACGCCGCAATTCTGGTACGAAGGAAATGCCGGAATCTATCACCCGGGGGAAACAGTGTACGCCTGGCGTCAGGACCAGGCGCGCCAGTCCATCGACAAGACGAAAAAGGCCGGGCTGAACCTGATCATGGCCTCCAACGAATACTGCTACCTGGACTTCCCCCAGATACAGGGACAATACAACTGGGGATGGATGCAGACGACCACCCTCCGGAAATGCTATGAACTGGACCCGGCCTTCGGAAAATCCCCGCAGGAAACCGGCCATATACGGGGAGTTCACGCCGCAGCGTGGGCGGAACACCTGCCGGACCTGAACCATCTGCTCTACCGCGTCTATCCGCGGGCCATGGCCATCGCGGAAGCGGGCTGGTCCCCGATGAACGTCCGCTCCTGGGACAACTTCCGGCGCAAGGTAGCGGATCACCGCGCTTTCGTCCTCAAACGCTTCAACTACGATCTGGAACGAACGAAGGAAAACGAACCTCCCTTCCGCTGGGAAAACAAAAAGTAA
- a CDS encoding beta-N-acetylhexosaminidase: protein MFNFLRILACTLLSSAAMAQAADKYSIIPEPERTELKPQTTRTLKLLSDKAEASLGKDAYRLAVTPGGVHLTSGGREGRLYGQATLRQLQDQLAAQPEGIPCGVIKDKPRYPWRGLMVDPARHFIPLADLKKFADLMAYYKFNKLQLHLTDDQGWRLPVPGYPRLKSVASKRAESFGNGIPHEGMYTREELKELVAYCAERGIEVIPEIDMPGHNQALAAAYPEFFCFPDHNTKVSTTGGVGLYLVCPQKPEVWKFYAAVFDVLKDIFPSKIVHLGGDEAPLEKTWQKCPLSVKYRQKKGMKDVHEELKEFEGKMASMLAARGRRPQLWYEKPWAEAGIYRKGDTVFTWRMGLTPSTITETKKQGLPLIIAAGEHCYLDYPQIPGQDNRGWMPTTTLERSYKLDPAYGRPEKATDHIIGVQATMWAEHLPTLNHLLYRTYPRAMAIAEAGWSPMDVRSWDNFRRKVADHRAFVLKRFNYDLERTKENEPPFK from the coding sequence ATGTTCAACTTCCTTCGTATTCTGGCCTGTACTCTTCTCTCCTCCGCAGCCATGGCTCAAGCCGCGGACAAATACAGCATTATTCCGGAGCCGGAGCGCACGGAACTGAAACCGCAGACCACCAGGACGCTCAAGCTTCTTTCCGACAAGGCCGAAGCTTCCCTGGGCAAGGATGCCTACCGGCTGGCCGTCACCCCCGGCGGCGTGCACCTAACGTCCGGCGGACGGGAAGGCAGGCTGTACGGACAGGCCACCCTCCGCCAGCTCCAGGACCAGCTTGCCGCACAGCCGGAGGGCATCCCCTGCGGCGTCATCAAGGACAAGCCCCGCTACCCCTGGCGCGGGCTGATGGTGGACCCGGCGCGCCATTTCATCCCGCTGGCGGACCTGAAAAAATTCGCGGACCTGATGGCCTACTACAAATTCAACAAGCTCCAGCTCCATCTGACGGACGACCAGGGCTGGCGGCTGCCCGTTCCCGGCTACCCCAGGCTGAAAAGCGTGGCCTCCAAGAGGGCTGAAAGCTTCGGCAACGGCATCCCTCACGAAGGCATGTACACCCGGGAGGAACTGAAAGAGCTGGTGGCCTACTGCGCGGAACGCGGCATTGAGGTGATTCCGGAAATAGATATGCCGGGCCATAACCAGGCCCTGGCCGCCGCCTACCCTGAATTCTTCTGCTTCCCGGACCACAACACGAAAGTCAGCACGACCGGCGGAGTGGGCTTGTACCTGGTCTGTCCGCAAAAGCCGGAAGTATGGAAATTCTACGCGGCCGTTTTTGATGTGCTCAAGGACATCTTTCCGTCAAAAATTGTCCATCTGGGCGGTGACGAGGCCCCTCTTGAAAAAACCTGGCAAAAATGTCCCCTCAGCGTCAAATACCGCCAGAAAAAGGGCATGAAGGACGTCCACGAGGAACTAAAGGAATTTGAAGGGAAAATGGCCTCCATGCTTGCCGCGCGCGGCAGGCGTCCCCAGCTCTGGTATGAAAAGCCGTGGGCGGAAGCCGGAATCTACCGCAAGGGGGACACCGTCTTCACCTGGCGCATGGGGCTGACTCCCTCCACCATCACGGAAACCAAAAAACAGGGGCTTCCCCTCATCATCGCCGCCGGGGAACACTGCTACCTGGACTACCCGCAAATCCCCGGCCAGGACAACCGCGGCTGGATGCCCACCACCACGCTGGAACGAAGCTACAAGCTGGACCCCGCCTATGGCAGGCCGGAAAAGGCAACGGACCATATCATCGGCGTGCAGGCCACCATGTGGGCGGAGCATCTCCCCACTCTGAACCATCTCCTTTACCGCACCTACCCGCGGGCCATGGCCATCGCGGAAGCGGGCTGGTCCCCGATGGACGTCCGCTCCTGGGACAACTTCCGGCGCAAGGTGGCGGATCACCGCGCCTTCGTCCTCAAACGCTTCAACTACGATCTGGAACGAACGAAGGAAAACGAGCCTCCTTTCAAATAA
- the meaB gene encoding methylmalonyl Co-A mutase-associated GTPase MeaB, with protein sequence MSSIKIVRPHRPSVEELVQGVISGNRALLGRAITLIESNAARDQEASRELISKLLPHSGNAVRIGITGVPGAGKSSFIEAFGTYLCRKGFKVAVLAIDPSSSVSRGSIMGDKTRMEELSGEENAFIRPSPSGGSLGGVARKTRETMIACEAAGFDVILIETVGVGQSETTVRSMVDIFMLLLITGAGDDLQGIKRGIMELADILVVTKDDGDNRQRAAAHCQELKMVLHYLQSPTPGWTPSVLTCSSLEGRGLDTIEETLFRFRDSMKESGFWYNRRRNQSLSWVQALVHEALLTSFEQHPAVAERMPILENMVAADKMDPVSAAHDLLSHFTYPLPGH encoded by the coding sequence ATGAGCAGCATCAAAATAGTACGCCCCCACCGCCCCTCCGTGGAAGAACTCGTCCAGGGGGTCATCTCCGGAAACAGAGCCCTCCTGGGCAGGGCCATCACCCTGATAGAAAGCAACGCCGCCAGGGACCAGGAAGCCTCCCGGGAACTCATCTCCAAGCTCCTTCCCCACTCCGGCAATGCCGTCCGGATCGGCATCACGGGCGTTCCGGGAGCGGGCAAATCCTCCTTCATCGAGGCCTTCGGCACCTACCTGTGTAGAAAAGGCTTCAAAGTGGCCGTCCTCGCCATCGACCCCTCCTCCTCCGTCTCCAGAGGTTCCATCATGGGGGACAAAACCCGTATGGAAGAGCTCTCCGGGGAGGAAAACGCCTTCATCCGCCCTTCCCCGTCCGGAGGCTCCCTGGGCGGCGTGGCCCGGAAAACGCGTGAAACCATGATCGCGTGCGAAGCCGCGGGCTTCGACGTCATCCTCATTGAAACCGTCGGCGTGGGCCAGTCGGAAACCACGGTGCGCTCCATGGTGGACATCTTCATGCTCCTGCTCATCACGGGGGCCGGGGACGACCTTCAGGGCATCAAGCGCGGCATCATGGAACTGGCGGACATCCTCGTGGTCACGAAAGACGACGGCGACAACCGCCAGCGCGCCGCCGCCCACTGCCAGGAACTGAAAATGGTGCTCCACTACCTGCAAAGCCCCACTCCCGGCTGGACGCCCTCCGTCCTCACCTGCTCCTCCCTGGAAGGGCGCGGGCTGGACACCATTGAAGAAACGCTCTTCCGCTTCCGGGACAGCATGAAGGAATCCGGCTTCTGGTACAACCGCAGGCGGAACCAGTCCCTCTCATGGGTGCAGGCACTGGTGCACGAGGCGCTCCTCACCTCCTTTGAGCAGCACCCTGCCGTGGCGGAACGCATGCCCATTCTGGAAAACATGGTGGCGGCGGACAAAATGGACCCCGTCTCCGCCGCCCATGACCTGCTGAGCCACTTCACCTATCCTCTGCCCGGACATTGA
- a CDS encoding NUDIX domain-containing protein codes for MERLYRPNVAGLMIREDGKLLICERSRDPGAWQFPQGGIDPGETALEAVHREVCEEVGFLPSQYSIEESRGGYRYDYPPEVLDYVRKKRDQPFVGQEQEYFLCRLHADAPEPTLDYREFCAFRWIAPEEFRLKWLPDFKKEVYARVLADFFNVRAEDR; via the coding sequence ATGGAAAGATTGTATCGTCCCAATGTGGCGGGGTTGATGATCCGGGAGGACGGAAAGCTGTTGATTTGTGAGCGTTCCAGGGATCCCGGGGCCTGGCAGTTTCCCCAGGGGGGAATTGATCCGGGTGAGACGGCCCTGGAGGCCGTGCACCGGGAGGTTTGCGAGGAGGTCGGTTTTCTGCCTTCCCAGTATTCCATTGAAGAGTCCCGCGGCGGATATCGCTATGATTATCCGCCGGAGGTGCTCGATTACGTCCGGAAGAAGAGGGACCAGCCTTTCGTGGGGCAGGAACAGGAGTATTTCCTGTGCCGCCTGCACGCGGACGCTCCGGAACCCACGCTGGATTACCGGGAGTTTTGCGCCTTCAGATGGATAGCCCCGGAGGAGTTCAGGCTGAAATGGCTGCCGGATTTCAAGAAGGAGGTGTACGCCAGGGTTCTGGCGGATTTCTTCAATGTCCGGGCAGAGGATAGGTGA
- a CDS encoding alkyl sulfatase dimerization domain-containing protein, whose amino-acid sequence MKTRISYFSALLLAISSLASIDASGAEQSKKATSHTIEYNKNFLGAHGLDENDRQDFQASEKGFITTLKNPNIKNKEGRTVFDVSSFDFTKNKPAPDTVNPSLWRVSQLNAKSGLFKVMDGIYQIRGFDLSNMTIIEGKEGLIIIDPLISAETAKAGLELYYQEVEQPKTGKRPVKAVVYTHSHVDHFGGVKGVISEQDVKSGKTQVLAPEGFMKEAVSENVYAGNAMGRRSTYMYAAPFHKGPEGTVGSGLGTASSSGTITVIPPTDTITKTGETRTIDGVEMEFMMAPGTEAPSEMLMYFPQFKALCSAEDATHTMHNLYTLRGAKVRDASNWWKALDEAIQRYGNKTDVLFAQHHWPRWGKESINQLLAKERNGYKYMHDRTLNLINKGYTPVEIAEMIKLPAEIDKQWYFRGYYGTLNHNAKAIYQRYMGWYDGNPANLYPLPPVEAAKRYVELAGGPDKMIDNAQKAFDQGDYRWTAEVLKHVVFADPQNTKARNLAADALEQLGYQAESGPWRNEFLVGAYELRNGLLKNPLNLVSTDILSNLTPEMLFDYMGISLNSDKSKGKKLSFNWIDQNGKPHGFWVEDEVLMYREGKPVQHPDAVITGDQLNFALVAMQAMPLKEALDKGTIKIEGNPDKFKELIGYMDKFNGNFHIIEP is encoded by the coding sequence ATGAAAACTAGAATAAGTTATTTTTCTGCCCTGCTGCTGGCAATATCCTCACTGGCAAGCATAGACGCCAGCGGTGCGGAGCAGTCCAAAAAGGCGACGAGCCACACTATTGAATACAACAAGAACTTTCTCGGCGCTCATGGGCTGGATGAAAATGATCGACAAGACTTTCAGGCCTCCGAAAAGGGATTTATAACAACACTTAAAAATCCAAACATTAAAAACAAGGAGGGACGCACGGTCTTTGACGTTTCTTCCTTTGATTTTACCAAGAACAAGCCGGCCCCCGATACTGTGAACCCGAGTTTATGGCGCGTCTCACAGCTTAATGCCAAAAGCGGTCTGTTCAAGGTTATGGACGGCATCTACCAGATTCGCGGCTTTGATCTTTCCAACATGACTATCATCGAAGGAAAGGAAGGCCTCATCATCATTGACCCCCTCATTTCAGCAGAAACGGCAAAAGCGGGCCTTGAGCTTTACTATCAGGAAGTGGAGCAACCGAAAACAGGGAAACGCCCGGTCAAGGCAGTGGTTTATACGCACTCCCATGTCGACCACTTTGGAGGAGTGAAAGGAGTAATATCCGAACAGGACGTCAAGTCCGGCAAAACGCAGGTACTGGCGCCGGAAGGATTCATGAAAGAAGCCGTCTCCGAAAATGTCTACGCAGGCAACGCCATGGGAAGGCGCTCCACGTACATGTATGCGGCGCCTTTTCACAAAGGTCCGGAGGGGACCGTAGGCTCCGGCCTGGGAACCGCCAGTTCCAGCGGAACCATTACGGTTATTCCACCTACTGATACCATAACCAAAACAGGAGAAACGCGAACGATCGACGGAGTGGAGATGGAATTCATGATGGCTCCCGGAACGGAAGCTCCTTCCGAAATGCTGATGTATTTCCCTCAATTCAAGGCACTTTGCAGTGCGGAAGATGCGACGCATACCATGCACAACCTTTACACTCTGAGGGGAGCCAAGGTACGGGACGCAAGCAATTGGTGGAAGGCTCTTGATGAAGCCATTCAGCGCTATGGCAACAAAACGGACGTTCTGTTTGCGCAACACCACTGGCCCAGATGGGGAAAAGAAAGCATCAACCAATTACTGGCCAAGGAGCGCAACGGTTACAAGTACATGCATGACCGGACGTTAAACCTGATCAACAAGGGATATACACCTGTAGAAATTGCGGAAATGATCAAGCTTCCTGCGGAAATAGACAAGCAATGGTACTTCAGGGGCTATTACGGCACGCTGAATCACAACGCCAAGGCCATTTATCAACGGTATATGGGCTGGTATGACGGTAATCCGGCCAACCTGTATCCCCTCCCTCCTGTGGAAGCGGCCAAGCGCTATGTTGAACTGGCAGGCGGACCCGACAAGATGATCGACAATGCCCAAAAGGCCTTTGACCAAGGAGATTACCGTTGGACAGCCGAGGTTTTAAAGCACGTGGTTTTTGCTGATCCGCAAAACACCAAGGCAAGAAATCTGGCGGCGGACGCTCTGGAACAGCTCGGCTACCAGGCGGAATCCGGCCCGTGGCGCAATGAATTTCTCGTGGGCGCCTACGAACTGAGAAATGGACTGCTTAAAAACCCCCTGAACCTGGTATCCACGGACATTCTGTCCAACCTGACTCCGGAAATGTTGTTCGACTACATGGGAATCAGTTTGAACAGTGATAAATCCAAAGGAAAGAAGCTGTCCTTCAACTGGATAGATCAAAATGGAAAACCGCACGGCTTCTGGGTTGAGGACGAAGTGTTGATGTATCGAGAAGGAAAACCGGTCCAGCATCCGGATGCAGTCATTACCGGAGACCAGCTCAATTTCGCCCTGGTTGCCATGCAGGCGATGCCCCTGAAGGAAGCTCTGGACAAAGGCACGATCAAGATCGAAGGCAATCCGGATAAATTCAAGGAACTGATCGGATACATGGACAAATTCAATGGGAACTTCCACATCATAGAACCCTGA
- a CDS encoding acyltransferase: protein MLETQLSTATLPNTKPHYHILDGLRGVAAIMVVWFHIFEAYATSHLDQNINHGYLAVDFFFILSGFVIGYAYDDRWGKMGIKEFIKRRVIRLHPMVVMGAVIGGIMFYFQGCSVWDVSTVTVLALFIATFINALLIPATPGTEVRGLGEMYPLNGPSWSLFFEYIGNVLYALFIHKFSTRALALLVFAAGCGLAAFAILGPYGDICAGFSLTGTEFTAGFLRLMFSFSAGLLLFRIFKPARVKGAFWICSLSIVVLLAVPRLGGAENLWMNGLYDTVCFALFFPLLVYLGASGKTTDKYTTRICNFLGDISYPLYMVHYPFIYLYYAWVKNEELTFWESFPGALGVVVGSIVLAYVCLRWYDIPVRKYLIGRFLKPKNSVKG, encoded by the coding sequence ATGCTAGAAACACAACTCTCTACAGCTACCCTTCCCAATACAAAACCGCATTATCATATTCTCGACGGGCTGCGTGGGGTAGCGGCTATCATGGTGGTATGGTTCCACATTTTTGAGGCTTACGCGACCAGCCATTTGGATCAGAATATCAACCATGGTTATCTGGCGGTCGATTTTTTCTTTATCCTGTCCGGGTTCGTGATCGGGTATGCTTATGATGACCGCTGGGGGAAGATGGGGATCAAGGAGTTCATCAAGCGCCGGGTGATACGCCTGCATCCGATGGTGGTGATGGGGGCCGTCATCGGGGGAATCATGTTTTATTTTCAGGGCTGCTCCGTGTGGGATGTGTCCACCGTGACTGTCCTGGCCCTGTTTATTGCTACGTTTATCAACGCATTGTTGATTCCGGCCACGCCGGGAACGGAAGTCCGGGGACTCGGAGAGATGTATCCCTTGAATGGTCCCAGCTGGTCCCTGTTTTTCGAGTATATCGGAAACGTTCTTTATGCCTTGTTCATCCACAAGTTTTCCACCAGGGCTCTTGCCTTGCTGGTTTTTGCCGCCGGCTGCGGCCTGGCCGCATTTGCCATCCTGGGGCCGTACGGTGATATTTGTGCCGGATTTTCCCTGACCGGGACGGAGTTTACCGCTGGATTCCTGCGGCTGATGTTTTCCTTTTCCGCAGGGTTGCTTCTTTTCCGCATATTCAAACCTGCCCGGGTGAAGGGGGCTTTTTGGATATGCAGCCTGTCCATCGTCGTTCTTCTGGCCGTGCCGCGCCTGGGAGGGGCAGAGAATTTATGGATGAACGGTTTGTATGATACGGTCTGCTTTGCCCTGTTTTTCCCGCTTCTCGTCTATCTTGGGGCTTCCGGCAAGACGACCGATAAATACACGACGCGGATCTGCAATTTCCTGGGAGACATTTCCTATCCCCTGTACATGGTACATTATCCGTTCATTTACCTGTATTATGCCTGGGTCAAGAATGAAGAGCTTACCTTTTGGGAGTCGTTTCCCGGTGCGCTGGGTGTGGTCGTCGGGAGCATTGTATTAGCTTATGTCTGCTTGAGATGGTATGATATACCCGTGCGGAAGTACCTGATCGGCCGATTTTTAAAGCCCAAGAACAGTGTGAAGGGGTAG
- a CDS encoding crossover junction endodeoxyribonuclease RuvC, with protein sequence MRILAIDPAIRNTGYAVVEGDHRRAHALDYGTLSIPRTVSQSGCLLAIKQHLGNLIDKWEPDEMAVERIIYVQSHQTAITMGAAKAAVVIAAAEAGLRIMEYSPKSVKLSVVGRGGSAKGASSLHGARPAGTTGNAGIRRR encoded by the coding sequence ATGCGTATTCTTGCCATAGACCCAGCCATCCGCAATACGGGGTACGCCGTGGTGGAAGGCGACCACCGCCGGGCGCATGCCCTGGACTACGGCACGCTGTCCATTCCCCGGACCGTGTCCCAATCCGGTTGCCTGCTCGCCATCAAGCAGCATCTGGGCAACCTCATTGACAAATGGGAGCCGGATGAAATGGCGGTGGAACGCATCATCTACGTCCAGTCCCACCAGACCGCCATCACGATGGGGGCGGCCAAGGCGGCCGTGGTCATTGCCGCGGCGGAAGCCGGACTGCGCATCATGGAATACTCCCCCAAAAGCGTCAAACTCTCCGTCGTGGGGCGGGGGGGGAGCGCAAAAGGCGCAAGTAGCCTTCATGGTGCGCGCCCTGCTGGAACTACGGGAAACGCCGGAATCCGACGCCGCTGA
- a CDS encoding DEAD/DEAH box helicase, producing the protein MEKCGYEHPTPIQEQAIPIILEGRDLIGASQTGTGKTAAFALPLLTKIQPMGKPQILVLEPTRELADQVAEAFAEYGEFTGLKVALLYGGLGYGKQTEELKKGADIVVATPGRLVDHFYRGTMRFGEIKALVLDEVDRMLDMGFLPIVRKIVNLCPWEGRQTLFFSATMPPVIAGFAKWCLTDPAEVTIARREVAATINHAIYPVALDQRDELLLALLKGTDFHSVMIFTRTRKEADAVCGMLKQHGYRGEVAVMHSDIPQKERMEALKGFKAGKYDILVATDVAARGIDISGVTHVINYRVPENAEDYVHRIGRTGRAEATGDAFTIMTADEVDFAAAVENFIGKPIARKKLEGFNYTYSALLEDEPVRSVRKPKHAAPKRRRR; encoded by the coding sequence GTGGAAAAATGCGGTTATGAACATCCCACCCCCATTCAGGAGCAGGCCATCCCCATCATCCTGGAGGGCAGGGACCTGATCGGAGCGTCCCAGACGGGAACGGGCAAGACCGCGGCCTTCGCCCTGCCGCTGCTGACCAAGATACAGCCGATGGGCAAGCCCCAGATACTGGTGCTGGAACCCACCCGCGAACTGGCGGACCAGGTGGCGGAAGCCTTTGCCGAATACGGCGAATTCACCGGGCTGAAAGTGGCCCTGCTGTACGGCGGCCTGGGCTACGGCAAGCAGACGGAAGAGCTGAAAAAGGGCGCGGATATCGTCGTCGCCACGCCTGGACGCCTGGTGGACCACTTCTACCGCGGCACGATGCGCTTCGGAGAAATCAAGGCTCTGGTGCTGGATGAAGTGGACCGCATGCTGGACATGGGCTTTCTGCCCATCGTCCGTAAAATCGTCAACCTGTGCCCGTGGGAGGGCAGGCAGACCCTCTTCTTCTCCGCCACGATGCCTCCGGTTATCGCCGGATTTGCCAAATGGTGCCTCACAGACCCCGCGGAAGTCACCATCGCCCGCCGGGAAGTGGCCGCCACCATCAACCACGCCATCTATCCGGTGGCTCTGGACCAGCGCGACGAACTGCTGCTGGCCCTGCTCAAGGGAACGGACTTCCACTCCGTCATGATCTTCACCCGCACCCGCAAGGAGGCGGACGCCGTGTGCGGCATGCTGAAGCAGCACGGCTACCGCGGTGAAGTGGCCGTCATGCACTCCGACATTCCTCAGAAGGAACGCATGGAGGCGCTCAAGGGATTCAAGGCTGGCAAATACGATATTCTGGTGGCTACGGACGTGGCCGCGCGCGGCATTGACATCAGCGGCGTCACCCACGTCATCAACTACCGCGTTCCGGAAAACGCGGAAGACTACGTGCACCGCATCGGCCGTACGGGCCGTGCCGAAGCCACGGGAGACGCTTTCACGATCATGACGGCGGATGAGGTGGACTTTGCCGCCGCCGTGGAAAACTTCATCGGCAAACCCATTGCCCGCAAAAAGCTGGAAGGCTTCAACTACACTTACTCCGCCCTTCTGGAAGACGAGCCTGTGCGCTCCGTCCGCAAGCCCAAGCACGCGGCTCCCAAGCGCCGCAGGCGCTAG
- a CDS encoding MBL fold metallo-hydrolase, translating to MDRIRVYTGGVASCNGYLFKTKDNTYVAVDAPSGFADWIYSKKPDIIITDLLITHQHFDHVEDACRMRQIFDCRIHAGQPYNENLTLEKMARDAWGLPLNVQPFVVDEVLTSDIHTANWGGLLWHLHQVPGHSPDSIVYDLPDEGIMFTGDVIFVGSIGRTDLPGGNLRLLKKGIETKVLNQPATTMIFPGHGPYTTVKNELLTNPFIS from the coding sequence ATGGATCGGATTCGTGTTTATACGGGCGGAGTAGCTTCCTGTAATGGTTATCTTTTCAAGACAAAGGATAACACTTATGTGGCGGTGGACGCTCCCTCCGGATTCGCGGACTGGATTTACTCCAAAAAACCCGACATCATCATCACGGACCTGCTGATCACCCATCAGCACTTTGACCATGTGGAGGATGCCTGCCGGATGCGCCAGATTTTCGACTGCCGCATTCATGCCGGCCAGCCGTACAATGAGAACCTGACACTTGAAAAAATGGCCCGCGACGCGTGGGGGCTCCCCCTCAACGTCCAGCCCTTCGTGGTGGATGAGGTGCTCACGTCCGACATCCATACGGCCAACTGGGGCGGTTTGCTCTGGCACCTGCACCAGGTGCCCGGCCATTCTCCGGACAGCATCGTGTACGATCTTCCGGACGAGGGGATTATGTTCACCGGGGATGTCATCTTTGTCGGTTCCATCGGCAGGACGGACCTTCCCGGCGGCAATCTGCGCCTGCTGAAGAAGGGCATAGAAACAAAAGTGCTCAACCAGCCGGCCACCACCATGATCTTCCCGGGCCACGGACCGTACACCACCGTGAAAAACGAATTGCTGACCAATCCGTTTATTTCCTGA